One Dreissena polymorpha isolate Duluth1 chromosome 9, UMN_Dpol_1.0, whole genome shotgun sequence genomic window carries:
- the LOC127844752 gene encoding ladderlectin-like, with amino-acid sequence MPCLKILFIGLAYLCSFAFGLKCPQGFEEYNMACYLVVETKVDFFSAYRDCRAMKSYLLNVDATPELNFVKGLVERLGGRNYPGFWIGGFWSRTLQAWFWEKTDAEGRNTVTKLTPDNTDVSWWGYGEHSNVVNKRDDPEHWLMLKRRDLKLYSMNAYEKLGYICETVAE; translated from the exons ATGCCCTGCTTGAAAATACTTTTCATCGGACTGGCCTATCTTTGTTCCTTTGCATTTGGTCTCAAG TGTCCCCAAGGATTCGAGGAATATAACATGGCCTGCTACTTGGTGGTCGAAACTAAAGTGGACTTCTTCAGTGCTTACCGCGATTGCAGGGCTATGAAGAGCTACCTTCTGAACGTGGATGCCACCCCGGAGCTGAACTTTGTTAAAGGGCTTGTCGAACGTCTTGGAGGAC ggAATTATCCAGGATTTTGGATCGGTGGATTTTGGAGTCGGACCCTTCAGGCGTGGTTTTGGGAGAAGACAGATGCTGAAGGGCGTAACACGGTGACCAAACTGACGCCAGATAATACTGACGTAAGCTGGTGGGGATATGGCGAGCATTCAAATGTGGTCAATAAGAGGGACGACCCCGAACACTGGCTGATGCTGAAGCGCCGTGACCTCAAGCTTTACTCTATGAATGCCTATGAGAAGCTGGGGTACATTTGTGAAACTGTTGCTGAATAA